One Cryptosporangium aurantiacum DNA window includes the following coding sequences:
- a CDS encoding acyl-CoA dehydrogenase family protein, which produces MNLELSEEATEYAEQASRAFATAGGDSLVQRAEYEPDRRGGLVEPVLTGLGAWDLEARSNPIELEAAAALCRSAGYWALAYPVAERLARPVDLAVDGLLVVAGPVPSAAVAHLDLRWAAVTLDGNRSSARATPATRPPRTSLFVSELELDPIDDDGAKDVALALTLPGWTLLGMLDRAIDLARAHVRLRTQFGRPLSAFQAVQFQLADAEVERMGVEALAKHALWSVQTESEDALADALALRIAAAESAETVFRAAHQLHGASGFCDETTLSWLSRYSQPLRRLPLGLSAARERLTRLVGRRGLTGLFGEPLGEPLDVSPV; this is translated from the coding sequence GTGAACCTCGAGCTGAGCGAGGAAGCGACCGAATACGCCGAGCAGGCGTCGCGGGCGTTCGCCACGGCGGGTGGCGACTCGCTCGTGCAGCGTGCCGAGTACGAGCCGGATCGCCGCGGCGGGCTCGTCGAGCCGGTGCTGACCGGTCTCGGAGCCTGGGACCTGGAGGCGCGCAGCAACCCGATCGAGCTGGAAGCCGCGGCGGCGCTCTGCCGCAGCGCGGGCTACTGGGCGCTGGCCTACCCGGTGGCCGAGCGGCTGGCCCGCCCGGTCGACCTCGCCGTCGACGGCCTGCTCGTCGTCGCCGGGCCGGTGCCCTCCGCCGCCGTCGCGCACCTGGACCTGCGCTGGGCGGCGGTCACCCTGGACGGAAACCGCAGCAGCGCGCGGGCCACACCGGCGACCCGTCCGCCCCGCACGTCGCTGTTCGTCAGCGAGCTGGAGCTCGACCCGATCGACGACGACGGGGCCAAGGACGTCGCGCTCGCGCTGACGCTGCCCGGCTGGACGCTGCTGGGGATGCTGGACCGCGCGATCGACCTCGCCAGGGCCCACGTCCGCCTCCGGACCCAGTTCGGCAGGCCGCTCTCGGCGTTCCAGGCGGTCCAGTTCCAGCTCGCCGACGCCGAGGTCGAGCGGATGGGCGTGGAAGCGCTGGCCAAGCACGCACTGTGGAGCGTCCAGACCGAGAGCGAGGACGCGCTGGCCGACGCGCTCGCACTGCGGATCGCGGCGGCGGAGTCGGCCGAGACCGTGTTCCGCGCCGCGCACCAGCTGCACGGCGCCAGCGGCTTCTGCGACGAGACGACGCTCTCCTGGCTGTCCCGGTACAGCCAGCCACTGCGTCGTCTGCCGCTGGGGCTGTCGGCGGCGCGCGAGCGGCTGACCCGGCTCGTCGGCCGGCGCGGGCTGACCGGGCTGTTCGGCGAGCCGCTCGGTGAGCCGCTCGACGTCAGCCCGGTGTGA
- a CDS encoding acyl-CoA dehydrogenase family protein, translated as MSTELLELHDDLRAVARDLLGAQPSVDRGTLAEAGWAGLEVPDALGGADATFAEVAVVLEEMGRAATRSGYLGAVLSVGTLGLLAPSTTRDELLRDVAHGTVAPAAAIRDAGNSGLADGVPFRLERGLRLTGRATFVPDAVGADRILLLAEDPDGAVVVVVPELSAVRIVEQPVLDETRCFGVVEASDLPVPADAVVRFAGDPAVAVRRLVDRAAAAVACDSLGISEAVLDATVAHVRTREQFGRPIGSFQAVKHACADLYVRASLARLLVSDAAARLDEAAVSRAKSYACEAAVEAAGTAMQLHGAIGYAWESGIHAYLKRAALNRALFGSPAEHRQRLAARWA; from the coding sequence ATGAGCACCGAGCTTCTCGAACTGCACGATGACTTGCGTGCGGTGGCGCGCGACCTGCTCGGTGCCCAGCCGTCCGTCGACCGGGGGACGCTGGCCGAGGCGGGCTGGGCGGGCCTGGAGGTGCCGGACGCGCTCGGCGGTGCTGACGCGACGTTCGCCGAGGTCGCGGTCGTCCTCGAGGAGATGGGCCGCGCGGCGACCCGCAGCGGGTATCTGGGCGCGGTCCTGAGCGTCGGGACGCTCGGCCTGCTCGCGCCGTCGACCACCCGCGACGAACTGCTCCGCGACGTCGCGCACGGCACCGTGGCGCCGGCCGCCGCGATCCGCGACGCCGGGAACAGTGGCCTGGCGGACGGCGTCCCGTTCCGGCTGGAGCGGGGGCTCCGGCTGACCGGACGGGCCACGTTCGTCCCCGACGCCGTCGGGGCCGACCGGATCCTGCTGCTCGCGGAGGATCCCGACGGAGCCGTCGTGGTCGTTGTCCCGGAGCTTTCCGCGGTGCGGATCGTCGAACAACCCGTGCTCGACGAGACCCGGTGTTTCGGGGTCGTGGAGGCTTCGGACCTCCCGGTCCCGGCCGACGCGGTCGTGCGCTTCGCCGGCGACCCCGCCGTGGCCGTGCGGCGTCTCGTCGACCGGGCGGCGGCAGCGGTGGCCTGCGACAGCCTCGGGATCAGCGAGGCCGTGCTGGACGCGACCGTGGCCCACGTCCGGACCCGCGAGCAGTTCGGGCGGCCGATCGGGTCGTTCCAGGCGGTCAAGCACGCGTGCGCCGACCTCTACGTCCGAGCTTCCCTGGCCCGGCTGCTGGTGTCGGACGCGGCGGCGCGCCTGGATGAGGCCGCGGTGTCCCGGGCCAAGTCCTACGCCTGCGAGGCCGCAGTAGAGGCGGCCGGGACCGCGATGCAGTTGCACGGCGCGATCGGGTACGCGTGGGAGAGCGGGATTCATGCGTACTTGAAGCGGGCGGCGCTCAACCGCGCGCTGTTCGGATCCCCCGCGGAACACCGCCAGCGCCTCGCCGCCCGCTGGGCCTAG
- a CDS encoding NAD(P)-dependent oxidoreductase has protein sequence MTTVRVGFIGLGSQGGPMARRIVDSGFPTTLWARRAESLEPYADTAAAVADSPAALAKASDVVCLCVVDDDGVRTIGEEVLSGLAEGGVIVVHSTVHPDTCRALAEQAARKGVALIDAPVSGGGHAAAEQRLLVMVGGDEAVLEKVRPVFETFANPILHLGPVGSGQVTKILNNLLFTAHLGVAESAYALGRELGVDLEALAKVFGSGSGNSFAASAVLPGGDYDATRMAPIAGPLLQKDVRLAVELADAAGAEVGAVLPAADSALNTMQHPR, from the coding sequence GTGACTACGGTCCGGGTCGGGTTTATCGGTCTGGGGTCCCAGGGCGGACCGATGGCGCGCCGGATCGTCGACTCCGGTTTCCCGACCACGCTCTGGGCGCGCCGGGCGGAGTCGCTGGAGCCCTACGCGGACACCGCCGCGGCGGTCGCGGACTCGCCTGCGGCGCTCGCGAAGGCCAGCGACGTCGTCTGCCTCTGCGTGGTCGACGACGACGGGGTGCGGACGATCGGCGAGGAGGTGCTCTCCGGTCTCGCCGAGGGTGGCGTGATCGTCGTCCACAGCACAGTGCACCCGGACACCTGCCGCGCGCTCGCCGAGCAAGCCGCCCGAAAGGGCGTCGCGTTGATCGACGCGCCGGTGAGCGGTGGCGGCCACGCGGCGGCCGAACAGCGTCTGCTCGTGATGGTCGGCGGTGACGAGGCGGTGCTGGAGAAGGTCCGCCCGGTGTTCGAGACGTTCGCGAACCCGATCCTGCACCTGGGGCCGGTCGGCTCCGGTCAGGTGACGAAGATCCTCAACAACCTCCTGTTCACCGCGCACCTGGGGGTCGCCGAGTCGGCGTACGCGCTGGGCCGGGAGCTCGGGGTCGACCTCGAAGCGCTGGCGAAGGTCTTCGGCTCCGGAAGCGGCAACAGCTTCGCCGCGTCCGCGGTGCTGCCCGGCGGCGACTACGACGCCACCCGGATGGCCCCCATCGCCGGACCACTACTGCAGAAGGACGTCCGGCTGGCGGTCGAACTGGCCGACGCGGCAGGAGCGGAGGTCGGCGCGGTGCTACCCGCGGCCGACTCGGCGCTGAACACGATGCAACACCCTCGTTGA
- a CDS encoding LacI family DNA-binding transcriptional regulator — MAAARRPRVTSTDVARASGFSRQLVGFVLNNTPGQSIPETTRAKVLRAAEELGYVPHGPAQALRRGRGRTVLLAIPDLPQGGTMGDMLEVLADELATEGFTLVTYLLGAEHRSPKDVAAALAPVAVVGMVPFTESEIATFTASGAALVLPQPGTRFGSNLEEVMQLLGEMQVDYLSGRGHRRIAFAVPGDIRSASLSAGRYEGARRAAERRGLPPVKRYVVPSEGAADVVRVWRSGRHPITAVACHGDEVAFAVLAAARAAGLRVPEDLAVMGADELSIARYAEPPLTTISIDGRSSGVILARTLVDLLADRTPPPFDLHDGITLVPRASA; from the coding sequence GTGGCTGCAGCGCGTCGTCCGCGGGTGACGAGTACGGACGTGGCGCGAGCCTCCGGCTTCTCCCGGCAACTGGTCGGCTTCGTCCTGAACAACACCCCCGGTCAGTCGATCCCGGAGACCACGCGCGCGAAGGTGCTCCGGGCCGCCGAGGAGCTCGGTTACGTTCCGCACGGGCCCGCCCAGGCGCTGCGACGCGGGCGCGGGCGGACCGTGCTGCTCGCGATCCCCGACCTGCCGCAGGGCGGGACGATGGGCGACATGCTCGAGGTCCTGGCGGACGAACTGGCCACCGAGGGCTTCACGCTGGTGACCTACCTGCTCGGCGCGGAGCATCGGTCGCCGAAGGACGTCGCGGCCGCGCTCGCGCCGGTCGCGGTCGTCGGCATGGTGCCGTTCACCGAGTCCGAGATCGCCACGTTCACGGCCAGCGGTGCCGCGCTGGTGCTGCCGCAGCCCGGGACCCGGTTCGGGTCCAACCTCGAAGAGGTCATGCAGCTGCTCGGCGAGATGCAGGTCGACTACCTGTCCGGGCGTGGCCACCGCCGGATCGCGTTCGCGGTGCCGGGCGACATCCGCTCGGCGTCGCTGTCCGCCGGGCGGTACGAGGGGGCGCGGCGCGCCGCGGAGCGTCGTGGGCTACCGCCGGTCAAGCGGTACGTGGTGCCGTCCGAGGGTGCCGCGGACGTCGTCCGCGTCTGGCGTTCGGGCCGCCACCCGATCACCGCGGTCGCGTGCCACGGCGACGAAGTCGCGTTCGCGGTGCTGGCCGCCGCCCGCGCGGCCGGGCTCCGGGTTCCCGAGGACCTCGCGGTGATGGGCGCCGACGAGCTGTCGATCGCCCGCTACGCCGAGCCGCCGCTCACCACGATCTCGATCGACGGGCGCAGTTCCGGCGTGATCCTCGCGCGGACGCTCGTCGACCTGCTCGCCGACCGCACTCCCCCGCCGTTCGACCTCCACGACGGCATCACGCTGGTCCCCCGCGCGTCGGCCTAG
- a CDS encoding enoyl-CoA hydratase/isomerase family protein, with the protein MEYDLPAELSVEVDGPIRTVVLNRPDVFNAVNEPLHSGLADVWEQLAADHDARVVILTGAGRAFCSGGDLDWITSFLDDPVARDASLVAGARIVDEMLRFPLPVIAAVNGPAVGLGCTLAVFSDIVLLSETAYLADPHVTVGLVAGDGGAAFWSLLTPILRSREYLYTGDRIPAATAVELGLATRVVSPDAVLTEARRCAERLAAQSPEALRGTKRLLNGVLARALGDALPEGFAAEGASMRSVEHRERLLALRPPAGPA; encoded by the coding sequence ATGGAGTACGACCTGCCCGCCGAGCTCAGCGTCGAGGTCGACGGACCGATCCGGACCGTCGTCCTGAACCGCCCGGACGTGTTCAACGCGGTCAACGAGCCCCTGCACTCCGGGCTCGCCGACGTCTGGGAGCAGCTCGCCGCGGACCACGACGCGCGGGTGGTGATCCTCACCGGCGCGGGCCGCGCGTTCTGCTCCGGCGGCGACCTGGACTGGATCACGTCGTTCCTCGACGATCCGGTGGCGCGGGACGCCAGCCTGGTCGCGGGCGCCCGGATCGTCGACGAGATGCTCCGCTTCCCGCTGCCGGTGATCGCCGCGGTCAACGGACCGGCCGTCGGGCTCGGCTGCACGCTGGCGGTGTTCTCCGACATCGTGCTGCTCTCGGAGACCGCCTACCTGGCCGATCCGCACGTGACGGTGGGCCTGGTCGCGGGGGACGGTGGTGCGGCGTTCTGGTCACTGCTCACCCCGATCCTGCGCTCCCGGGAGTACCTCTACACCGGCGACCGGATCCCGGCCGCGACCGCGGTGGAGCTGGGCCTCGCGACCCGAGTGGTCTCCCCGGATGCGGTGCTCACCGAGGCCCGACGTTGCGCGGAACGGCTCGCGGCGCAGTCGCCGGAGGCCCTGCGCGGCACGAAGCGCCTGCTCAACGGCGTCCTGGCGCGGGCGCTGGGTGACGCGCTGCCGGAGGGGTTCGCCGCCGAGGGGGCGTCGATGCGCTCGGTGGAGCACCGGGAACGGCTGCTCGCGCTGCGTCCCCCGGCGGGCCCGGCATGA
- a CDS encoding acyl-CoA dehydrogenase family protein: MNSWPSEPAEFRVAVRDWCRTHVPPDWRRTQTGVPEAEYVRFQQAWFQELRAAGLAVPHWPAEWGGGLSAASQTVLYQELAAADAPRLVLAFVAIHHAASTLLIAGTDAQRSRHLPAILDGEIWAQGFSEPGAGSDLAALRTTARRYGDRYVVNGHKIWASGAAYADWCLLLVRTDPDAPKRRGITYLLLDLRAPGVEVRPIRQATGESHFAEIFLDDVTVPVANRIGPENEGWRVAQATLGAERGMTMLELAERLGNAGFRWLVEACGDRRADGSRPLDDPRVQERLGAFETEIAALRALCRTHVERAGDGTAGAADASVVKLVYSELLQRVMDFGVEIAGPAAHTVLRKPLSSGWESGAWMLDFIGSWEWTIPGGTSEIQRTIIGERALGLPREPSAA, from the coding sequence ATGAACTCCTGGCCTTCCGAGCCCGCTGAGTTCCGTGTCGCGGTGCGGGACTGGTGCCGGACCCACGTGCCACCGGACTGGCGACGAACTCAGACCGGCGTGCCGGAGGCGGAGTACGTCCGGTTCCAGCAGGCCTGGTTCCAGGAGCTGCGTGCGGCCGGACTCGCGGTTCCGCACTGGCCGGCCGAGTGGGGCGGCGGACTGTCCGCAGCCTCGCAGACCGTGCTCTACCAGGAGCTGGCCGCCGCCGACGCGCCCCGCCTGGTGCTCGCGTTCGTCGCGATCCACCATGCCGCGTCCACGCTGCTGATCGCCGGCACCGACGCCCAGCGATCGCGACACCTCCCGGCGATCCTGGACGGCGAGATCTGGGCCCAGGGGTTCTCGGAGCCGGGTGCGGGGTCCGACCTGGCCGCGCTGCGGACGACCGCGCGCCGGTACGGCGACCGCTACGTCGTCAACGGGCACAAGATCTGGGCGAGCGGTGCCGCGTACGCGGACTGGTGCCTGCTGCTCGTCCGCACCGACCCGGACGCACCGAAACGGCGCGGGATCACCTACCTGCTGCTGGACCTGCGCGCGCCCGGCGTCGAGGTGCGTCCGATCCGGCAGGCGACCGGCGAGTCACACTTCGCCGAGATCTTCCTGGACGACGTCACGGTCCCGGTCGCGAACCGGATCGGGCCGGAGAACGAGGGCTGGCGGGTGGCGCAGGCGACGCTGGGCGCCGAACGCGGGATGACGATGCTCGAACTCGCCGAGCGGCTGGGTAACGCGGGCTTCCGGTGGCTGGTCGAGGCGTGCGGCGATCGTCGTGCCGACGGGTCACGTCCGCTCGACGACCCGCGGGTGCAGGAACGGCTCGGCGCGTTCGAGACCGAGATCGCGGCGCTCCGCGCGCTGTGCCGGACGCACGTCGAGCGCGCGGGCGACGGGACGGCGGGTGCGGCCGACGCGTCGGTCGTCAAGCTCGTCTACAGCGAGCTGCTGCAGCGGGTGATGGACTTCGGCGTCGAGATCGCCGGGCCGGCCGCGCACACGGTGCTGCGCAAGCCGCTCTCCAGCGGGTGGGAGTCCGGCGCCTGGATGCTCGACTTCATCGGCTCGTGGGAGTGGACGATCCCCGGCGGGACGAGCGAGATCCAGCGCACGATCATCGGCGAGCGCGCGCTCGGCCTGCCTCGCGAGCCGAGTGCCGCATGA
- a CDS encoding mycofactocin-coupled SDR family oxidoreductase, which yields MAGRVEGKVALITGAARGQGRAEAIRLAQEGADIIAVDIAGPLPSVDYDSPTPDDLAETVALVEKHDRRIVSAKVDVRDLDALTAAVDAGVAELGRLDVIVANAGICVPRAWDQVTPQIYSDTIDTNVTGVWNTVMSGAKYLVEAGGGSIILISSAAGLKVQPFMVPYTTSKWAVRGMAKAFAAELSQHNIRVNSVHPTGVATPMGTGDMQVAIGAAIQTYPKLAGMFANLLPVDITQPEDVADTVLFLASDESKYITAHEIAPDAGVTEF from the coding sequence ATGGCTGGACGGGTGGAAGGAAAGGTCGCGCTGATCACCGGCGCGGCACGCGGGCAGGGGCGCGCCGAGGCGATCCGGCTCGCACAGGAGGGTGCGGACATCATCGCGGTCGACATCGCCGGCCCGCTGCCCAGCGTCGACTACGACTCCCCCACGCCGGACGACCTGGCGGAGACCGTCGCGCTGGTCGAGAAGCACGACCGGCGGATCGTCTCGGCGAAGGTCGACGTCCGCGACCTCGACGCGCTCACGGCCGCCGTCGACGCCGGGGTCGCCGAACTCGGCCGGCTCGACGTCATCGTCGCCAACGCGGGCATCTGCGTCCCGCGGGCGTGGGACCAGGTCACGCCGCAGATCTACTCCGACACGATCGACACCAACGTCACCGGCGTCTGGAACACCGTGATGTCCGGCGCGAAGTACCTGGTCGAGGCCGGGGGCGGGTCGATCATCCTGATCAGCTCCGCCGCAGGCCTGAAGGTGCAGCCGTTCATGGTGCCCTACACGACCAGCAAGTGGGCCGTCCGCGGCATGGCCAAGGCGTTCGCCGCCGAGCTGTCTCAGCACAACATCCGGGTCAACAGCGTCCACCCGACCGGCGTCGCGACGCCGATGGGCACCGGCGACATGCAGGTCGCGATCGGCGCCGCGATCCAGACGTACCCGAAGCTCGCGGGCATGTTCGCCAACCTGCTGCCGGTCGACATCACGCAGCCCGAGGACGTGGCCGACACCGTGCTGTTCCTCGCCTCCGATGAGTCGAAGTACATCACCGCCCACGAGATCGCGCCGGACGCGGGCGTCACGGAGTTCTGA
- a CDS encoding CaiB/BaiF CoA transferase family protein, giving the protein MLRPMEGVRVLEVAQFTYVPSAGAVLADWGADVVKIEHAEKGDAQRGLVKALGHDVISKNSTFAPIMEGPNRGKRSLGLSLEKPEAKEVLHELIRRSDVFLTNFLPAARRKLGIDLDDVRAVNPNIIFVVGSAFGHAGPEAESGGYDGTAYWARAGTADALTPDGAAAPTPPPAGAYGDNIGGMTIAGGIAAALYARATTGEPSVVDVSLLGVGAWAIQLNVNLALQSGGPLPKFAPRAGGTPNNPLTGNYRTSDGRWINLCMLQPGRYWADFCQVVGRPDLIVDERFDTTEKLMRNALGAGEIVAEIIAARTKDEWVSVFDDMEGQWALVQDTFEVGNDPQLRAVGGVVDVVDYEGNTQKLVANPVQFDRKPPVLTRAPQFAEHTDEILAELGFTDEKALEFKIAGAVT; this is encoded by the coding sequence GTGTTAAGGCCGATGGAAGGCGTCCGGGTCCTCGAGGTGGCCCAGTTCACCTATGTGCCGTCCGCCGGCGCTGTGCTGGCGGACTGGGGTGCCGACGTCGTCAAGATCGAGCACGCCGAGAAGGGTGACGCCCAGCGCGGCCTGGTCAAGGCGCTCGGACACGACGTCATTTCGAAGAACTCGACGTTCGCGCCGATCATGGAAGGCCCGAACCGCGGGAAGCGCAGCCTCGGTCTCTCGCTGGAGAAGCCGGAGGCCAAAGAGGTCCTGCACGAGCTGATCCGGCGCAGCGACGTCTTCCTGACGAACTTTCTCCCGGCCGCACGCCGGAAGCTCGGCATCGATCTCGACGACGTCCGGGCGGTCAACCCGAACATCATCTTCGTGGTCGGGTCGGCATTCGGGCACGCGGGTCCGGAGGCGGAGAGCGGTGGGTACGACGGCACCGCGTACTGGGCCCGCGCGGGCACGGCCGACGCGCTGACGCCCGACGGTGCGGCCGCTCCGACGCCGCCGCCGGCCGGTGCCTACGGCGACAACATCGGCGGGATGACGATCGCCGGTGGCATCGCGGCGGCGCTGTACGCCCGCGCGACGACCGGCGAGCCGTCGGTCGTGGACGTGTCGCTGCTCGGCGTCGGGGCGTGGGCGATCCAGCTCAACGTCAACCTCGCGCTGCAGTCGGGCGGGCCGCTGCCGAAGTTCGCCCCCCGGGCCGGCGGCACCCCGAACAACCCGCTCACCGGTAACTACCGCACGTCCGACGGCCGGTGGATCAACCTCTGCATGCTGCAGCCGGGCCGGTACTGGGCCGACTTCTGTCAGGTCGTCGGGCGTCCGGACCTGATCGTCGATGAGCGGTTCGACACCACCGAGAAGCTGATGCGCAACGCGCTCGGGGCCGGGGAGATCGTCGCCGAGATCATCGCGGCCCGCACCAAGGACGAGTGGGTCTCGGTCTTCGACGACATGGAAGGCCAGTGGGCGCTGGTCCAGGACACGTTCGAGGTCGGCAACGACCCGCAGCTGCGGGCCGTCGGTGGCGTGGTCGACGTCGTCGACTACGAGGGGAACACGCAGAAGCTGGTCGCGAACCCGGTGCAGTTCGACCGGAAGCCGCCGGTGCTCACCCGGGCGCCGCAGTTCGCCGAGCACACCGACGAGATCCTGGCCGAGCTCGGCTTCACCGACGAGAAGGCGCTCGAGTTCAAGATCGCCGGAGCGGTCACGTGA
- a CDS encoding amidohydrolase family protein, translated as MPLPDDAKIISVDDHVIEHPRVWLDRMPQKYQDVAPRIERLPDGNDTWIFNGKPSGNFALNAVAGKHPREFGMDPRSYDDMRPGCHDIGERIKDMDVEGVWAQLCFPNMGGFAGSTFYACEDKDLAAECIRAYNDFILDEWCAYAPDRQIPLVMVPFWDVQAAVKEVERTAAKGAKSVSFIEAPHRVGLPSYHTDHWDPLLRICEEANLPVSVHFGSGGAPQGVAQDADMFVTIALFGINSMMACVDLLISPVFYKFPNIKFVLSEGGIGWIPYILERADYSWGRHKYWCNIDQDRKPSELFKDHIYGAFISDQNGIDLRHSIGVEQILFESDYPHSDCNWPHTRKVLGEQLAGVPDDEARLIVEGNARRIFNFPA; from the coding sequence ATGCCGCTCCCCGACGATGCCAAGATCATCTCGGTCGACGATCACGTGATTGAGCACCCGCGGGTCTGGCTCGACCGGATGCCGCAGAAGTACCAGGACGTCGCGCCGCGCATCGAGCGCCTGCCGGACGGCAACGACACCTGGATCTTCAACGGCAAGCCGTCCGGCAACTTCGCGCTCAACGCGGTCGCGGGCAAGCACCCGCGCGAGTTCGGCATGGACCCGCGCAGCTACGACGACATGCGCCCGGGCTGCCACGACATCGGTGAGCGCATCAAGGACATGGACGTCGAAGGCGTCTGGGCCCAGCTGTGCTTCCCGAACATGGGTGGGTTCGCCGGCAGCACGTTCTACGCGTGCGAGGACAAGGACCTCGCCGCGGAGTGCATCCGCGCCTACAACGACTTCATCCTCGACGAGTGGTGCGCCTACGCACCCGACCGCCAGATCCCGCTGGTGATGGTCCCGTTCTGGGACGTTCAGGCGGCGGTCAAGGAGGTCGAGCGCACCGCAGCGAAGGGCGCCAAGTCGGTGTCGTTCATCGAGGCGCCGCACCGCGTCGGGCTGCCGTCGTACCACACCGATCACTGGGACCCGCTGCTGCGGATCTGCGAGGAGGCCAACCTCCCGGTGTCGGTCCACTTCGGCTCGGGTGGCGCGCCGCAGGGCGTCGCGCAGGACGCCGACATGTTCGTGACGATCGCGCTGTTCGGCATCAACTCGATGATGGCCTGCGTCGATCTGCTGATCTCGCCGGTGTTCTACAAGTTCCCGAACATCAAGTTCGTGCTCTCCGAGGGCGGGATCGGCTGGATCCCGTACATCCTCGAGCGTGCCGACTACTCGTGGGGCCGGCACAAGTACTGGTGCAACATCGACCAGGACCGCAAGCCGTCGGAGCTGTTCAAGGACCACATCTACGGTGCGTTCATCTCCGACCAGAACGGCATCGACCTGCGCCACTCGATCGGCGTCGAGCAGATCCTGTTCGAGAGCGACTACCCGCACTCGGACTGCAACTGGCCGCACACCCGCAAGGTGCTCGGTGAGCAGCTGGCAGGAGTTCCCGACGACGAGGCACGGCTGATCGTCGAGGGCAACGCCCGCCGAATCTTCAACTTCCCCGCATGA
- a CDS encoding acyl-CoA dehydrogenase family protein, translated as MEYTMGERATALRAELRRLVAEHVPADYLGAFTDDPADLAVAQRFCEVLADRGLLCVAWPEEFGGGGGSPWEQTVVREEMWAHHEPRGAQYMGVNWVGPTIMRHGTPEQQRQHLPPIARGEVIWCQGFSEPEAGSDLASLRTAARPDGTGWRVSGQKIWTSYASMAQWCFLLARTSNGAKKQQGLTIFLVPMNAPGIVVRPIRSMLGPHHLNEVFFDDVRVGPADVLGTEGDGWRVVQEVLAFERVGIARYARCERLLQAAPDVLGDQWDDLPPELRARWTRMLVHCRRARLLAYRVVALQSDGRVTPGDAAAYRIAVTKLDQDSAEVLMEIVGAAALTGPDGLRYRRQVEDHWRYAQASTVASGSIEVQRVLLSRALLAAS; from the coding sequence ATGGAGTACACGATGGGGGAGCGCGCCACGGCGCTACGCGCCGAGCTGCGTCGTCTGGTCGCGGAGCACGTTCCCGCCGACTACCTCGGCGCGTTCACCGACGATCCGGCGGATCTCGCGGTCGCCCAGCGGTTCTGTGAGGTGCTCGCCGACCGCGGCCTGCTCTGCGTCGCGTGGCCGGAGGAGTTCGGCGGCGGCGGCGGGTCACCCTGGGAGCAGACCGTGGTCCGCGAGGAGATGTGGGCCCACCACGAACCCCGCGGCGCCCAGTACATGGGCGTCAACTGGGTGGGCCCGACGATCATGCGGCACGGCACCCCGGAACAACAGCGGCAGCACCTGCCCCCGATCGCGCGCGGCGAGGTGATCTGGTGCCAGGGCTTCAGCGAACCCGAAGCCGGCTCCGACCTCGCGTCGCTGCGCACGGCCGCGCGTCCGGACGGCACCGGGTGGCGGGTCTCCGGCCAGAAGATCTGGACGTCCTACGCCTCGATGGCGCAGTGGTGTTTCCTGCTCGCCCGCACGTCCAACGGGGCGAAGAAGCAGCAGGGGCTGACGATCTTCCTCGTCCCGATGAACGCACCGGGCATCGTGGTCCGGCCGATCCGCAGCATGCTCGGCCCGCACCACCTCAACGAGGTGTTCTTCGACGACGTCCGGGTGGGCCCCGCCGACGTGCTCGGAACCGAGGGTGACGGCTGGCGGGTGGTCCAGGAGGTGCTGGCGTTCGAGCGGGTCGGGATCGCGCGGTACGCCCGGTGCGAGCGCCTGCTGCAGGCCGCTCCCGACGTCCTCGGCGACCAGTGGGACGATCTGCCGCCCGAGCTGCGGGCCCGCTGGACGCGGATGCTGGTCCACTGCCGACGGGCCCGCCTGCTCGCCTACCGGGTCGTCGCGCTGCAGAGCGACGGCCGGGTGACCCCCGGCGACGCCGCGGCCTACCGCATCGCGGTCACCAAGCTCGACCAGGACAGCGCGGAGGTACTGATGGAGATCGTGGGTGCGGCGGCGCTGACCGGACCGGACGGGCTCCGGTACCGGCGCCAGGTGGAGGACCACTGGCGCTACGCCCAAGCCTCCACGGTGGCGTCCGGCAGCATCGAGGTGCAGCGCGTCCTGCTCTCCCGCGCGTTGCTGGCGGCGTCGTGA